A window of the Pirellulales bacterium genome harbors these coding sequences:
- a CDS encoding DUF6788 family protein produces MRVPDHPTLIRRMLDSRLKKLAPRSIVLAASLNGYTHRCGRPACRCHHGGPLHTGQHLTFKGAGNKTHSVYVPKDLLPEVRAWIAEHKRLKQVLKEIQQLSLALVRTHARHRRRQAGRP; encoded by the coding sequence ATGCGCGTCCCCGACCATCCCACCCTGATCCGTCGGATGCTCGACAGCCGGCTCAAGAAGCTGGCGCCGCGCTCGATTGTCCTGGCGGCCTCCCTGAACGGCTACACCCACCGGTGCGGCCGGCCCGCCTGCCGCTGTCACCACGGCGGCCCGCTGCACACCGGCCAGCACCTGACCTTCAAGGGAGCCGGGAACAAGACCCACTCTGTCTACGTTCCCAAAGATTTGCTCCCGGAGGTACGGGCATGGATCGCCGAACACAAACGGCTCAAGCAAGTGCTCAAAGAGATTCAGCAGCTCAGCCTGGCCTTGGTGCGGACCCATGCGCGGCACCGCCGCCGCCAGGCGGGGCGACCCTGA